In Rattus norvegicus strain BN/NHsdMcwi chromosome 1, GRCr8, whole genome shotgun sequence, a genomic segment contains:
- the LOC120099957 gene encoding large ribosomal subunit protein eL36-like, producing MALHYPMAVGLNKSHKVRKSVSKSRHSWRLTKHTKFVWDMILEVRGFAPYKWLQVELLQVSKDKSALKFSKKWGGMQVHAKRKQEKLSNVLAAMRKAVAKKD from the coding sequence ATGGCCCTGCACTACCCCATGGCCGTGGGCCTCAACAAGAGCCACAAGGTGAGGAAGAGTGTCAGCAAGTCGAGACACAGCTGGCGCCTCACCAAGCACACCAAGTTTGTGTGGGACATGATCTTGGAGGTGCGTGGCTTCGCACCCTACAAGTGGCTTCAAGTGGAGTTGCTTCAAGTGTCCAAAGACAAGAGCGCACTCAAGTTCAGCAAGAAGTGGGGAGGCATGCAAGTCCAtgccaagagaaagcaagagaagcTGAGCAACGTGTTGGCAGCCATGAGGAAGGCGGTAGCCAAGAAAGATTAA